The Halomonas sp. 'Soap Lake #6' genomic sequence GAACGGCTGCTCACCCATCAACAAGGTGTGATAGCAGACAATATCCATCAAGACATTCTATTAACAGGGCTACTTGAGCTGCTGCAAGCGAATCATCCCAGCCATGAGCTGCCACCCAGTTATGCCCACCGTAAAGCCGTAGTAGACCGGGTAAAGAGTTATGTAGATGAACACCTTGAAGGACCTATGACCATAGATGCACTTTGCGAGCTTACTCATGTAAGCAGACGAACACTGCAGTACAGCTTTACCACCATTTTAGGTATTAGCCCGCTGCAGTTCCTACGCTTAACGAGGCTAAACCGAGTAAGGCGTGCCTTACGCGCCGCAAAGCCGCCAAAAACGGTAACCGACATTGCCACCTACTGGGGATTTTGGCACTTGGGGCAGTTTGCCCATGACTACAAGCAGCAGTTTGGTGAGTGCCCGTCACAGACGTTAAGTACAGCTTGTTAACCGCACCATTAAAGGGAATTTATGATAAATACAACAACCTGGAATCGACTGCGTTATAGCATCTACGCACCGGTATATGACTTGGTAGCAACCAAAGCATTTTGTAAGCCGCGAAGAACTGCGCTAGGCCAAGTTGATTGGGAGCCTGGTATGCGCGTTTTGTTGGTAGGTGCAGGGACCGGGTTAGACCTGCCTTACTTACCCCACGAGCTAGAGACACACCTTACGGACTTGACGCCTGCCATGGTAAAGCGCGCCCGTGAACGGGCAGAAAAGGCACGGCGGGATATCGAGTGTCGAGTGATGGATGCAGCCGCGCTAGAGTATCCAGATGAGCACTTCGATGTGGTAATAATGCATCTTATTTTGGCGGTAATGCCAAATCCAGAACAGGGGTTAGCCGAAGCACACCGAGTATTGAGAAACGGTGGTCAGCTCTGTGTCATGGATAAATTTCAACCCGATACTCATACTGCTGGACTAGGTCGCCGGGCGTTGAACGCCATTACCTCGTTTATCGCCACAGATATTACACGCCAAGCAACACCTCTTATACAACAGGCTGGTTTTAACATCCGCCGAGACGAACCCGTATTGATGAATGGGCTTTTCCGTGCGTTGTTAGCAGTAAAGTAGGCAAAATGCCGCGTGTGGATCACTCGTTTTTTCAGAGAAGTGGCCTACTTCTCATTTCGTGTACAGCCTAGCCCTCTCACTTCTAGTACACCACCCTAGTGACTCGATATTTTGATAGGGATAAATCAATGAAACCTTGTGATCTAAGTGCAGTTGAAGCACGCCGCCTGATGGCCTCCAGAAAACTCTCTGCAATCGAGCTGACTGAAAGCTGCATCGCCCGCACAGAAGCAGTCAACCCTGCCGTCAATGCGCTAGTAGCGCAGAACTTTGATGCCATGCGCCAGGCCGCCCGCGAGGCTCAACGTGCCATTGATGGTGGTGATACGCTGGGGGCTCTGCATGGGCTGCCGCTATGTGTGAAAGATATGGCCGATGTTGCCGGGCTACCAACCACGTTCGGCAGCCAAGTTTACGCTGACAACATTGCCCAGGGTGACGATGCAATGGTGGCCCAGCTACGCCAGGAAGGCGCCGTGGTGATGGGTAAAACCAACAACCCCGAGTGGAGCGCCGGTGGTAATACCCGTAATGCGGTTTATGGCGTCACTGCTAACCCCTTTGACCTAACCCGCTCTGCTGCTGGCTCTTCCGGCGGTTCCGCCGTTGCTTTGGCTTGTGGTATGGCACCTTTAGCCACCGGTTCAGATACCGGTGGCAGTTTGCGTACCCCAGCGGCGTTTTGTGGGGTAGTAGGTTTTCGGCCGTCTCCTGGCGTTGTTCCTGGGCATAGCCGCCCGATGGGCTGGCTGCCAATGTCGTTGAATGGGCCCATGGCACGCACCGTAGACGATGCCGCGCTCATGCTCTCAACAATGATCCGCCCCGACCGCCGCGACCCCTGGGTGCCCGTTATCGATGGCCAGGCAGCCCACCACCCTGAGCCATTTCGCCATCTACCCCACTATGACCTCTGCAGTGCCCGCGTAGCCTTCACTCCAGATTTCGGTTTCACCATGACGGAGAAGCTGGTCGCCGATAGTTTTAGTGACAAGCTTCAGCGTTTTGGCCATGTATTCGGGCAATTGGATGACACCCACCCAGAGTGCCTACAGGCCGACGATACGTTCGCTATTATTCGCGCGCTGGGTTTCTCCGGCCATCACCGAGAGCTACTGCAACAATACCCAGATAAAGTAGGGCCGAACGTGCGCGATAACGTCCATGAAGGAGAAGACTATTCCGCCCTGGACGTGGTTCGTGCGCTTACTAATCAAACCGTGCTTTACCGCCACTGGCAGCAGTTTTTCGAGCAGTACGACTTTATCCTGGCACCGACCGCGACCATTAGCCCCCGCGACTGGCATGAACTCTACCCTACCGAGGTCGATGGGCAACCAACGCAGAGCTACTATCACTGGCTCTCCATGGCCTACGCCTCAACCCTAGCTGGCCATCCTTCGGTAACTTTACCAGCCGGGCGCGACCGTAACGGCTTGCCATTTGGTCTGCAGATTATCGGTCAGCGTGGCAGCGACCTGCAGACGCTCGCCTTCGCCCGAGAGCTGGAGACCCTGTTTATCGGCGATGCTGCCCTGGAGCGTCCACGCGTCGACCTTGACTATCTCACCCACGCCAAACCACTCAGCAGTGCTGAAGGGTTTATGGGATTTTAAAGGTCTGAAGAACTCATTATCTACCGACTGCGGGGCGCCGCTGCGGGTGTGTTATCAGGCCTTTTTGGCGTTGGCGGAGGCCTTGTTATCGTGCCACTACGTGCCGTAGCTACCTTGGCCACCTGCGGCCTGCCCATTGTACTGTCGGGGCCAGCAT encodes the following:
- a CDS encoding class I SAM-dependent methyltransferase, giving the protein MINTTTWNRLRYSIYAPVYDLVATKAFCKPRRTALGQVDWEPGMRVLLVGAGTGLDLPYLPHELETHLTDLTPAMVKRARERAEKARRDIECRVMDAAALEYPDEHFDVVIMHLILAVMPNPEQGLAEAHRVLRNGGQLCVMDKFQPDTHTAGLGRRALNAITSFIATDITRQATPLIQQAGFNIRRDEPVLMNGLFRALLAVK
- a CDS encoding amidase encodes the protein MKPCDLSAVEARRLMASRKLSAIELTESCIARTEAVNPAVNALVAQNFDAMRQAAREAQRAIDGGDTLGALHGLPLCVKDMADVAGLPTTFGSQVYADNIAQGDDAMVAQLRQEGAVVMGKTNNPEWSAGGNTRNAVYGVTANPFDLTRSAAGSSGGSAVALACGMAPLATGSDTGGSLRTPAAFCGVVGFRPSPGVVPGHSRPMGWLPMSLNGPMARTVDDAALMLSTMIRPDRRDPWVPVIDGQAAHHPEPFRHLPHYDLCSARVAFTPDFGFTMTEKLVADSFSDKLQRFGHVFGQLDDTHPECLQADDTFAIIRALGFSGHHRELLQQYPDKVGPNVRDNVHEGEDYSALDVVRALTNQTVLYRHWQQFFEQYDFILAPTATISPRDWHELYPTEVDGQPTQSYYHWLSMAYASTLAGHPSVTLPAGRDRNGLPFGLQIIGQRGSDLQTLAFARELETLFIGDAALERPRVDLDYLTHAKPLSSAEGFMGF